A genomic stretch from Pseudanabaena sp. ABRG5-3 includes:
- a CDS encoding ArsR/SmtB family transcription factor, whose product MEVTLNSSELETLANRFRALADPTRLQILMTICNQERSVQDICDRTGLHQGNVSKHLRLMKDAGVVTCRRDSVWRYYRVIDTDLLTFCNFAKKSTNNY is encoded by the coding sequence ATGGAAGTAACGCTCAACTCTAGTGAATTAGAAACTTTAGCAAATCGTTTTCGAGCCTTAGCAGATCCCACTCGACTACAAATTCTGATGACAATTTGCAATCAGGAACGTAGTGTACAGGATATTTGCGATCGCACTGGACTTCATCAAGGTAATGTATCCAAACATTTGCGACTGATGAAGGATGCAGGAGTAGTCACTTGCCGTCGCGATAGTGTATGGCGATATTACCGAGTCATTGATACGGATTTGCTTACCTTCTGCAATTTTGCCAAGAAGTCTACCAACAATTACTAG
- a CDS encoding NAD(P)/FAD-dependent oxidoreductase codes for MARVAVIGAGLSGLPAAYELRHVLPREHQVTLISNQPKFTFIPSLPWIALGLKPLDSIQLDLAKTVTKHGIEFILAAVTAIDPKSHQIVMDEFAPQRQGDRLLDYDYVVIATGPELAMDVLAGLGPDNGYTHSICNPHHALLASKAWEEFLDNPGPVVVGACPGASCFGPAYEFAFLIHHVLKQKGLRSRVPITFITSEPYAGHLGIGGMAGSRWLIRKFMADREIELMENTAISHFEPDAVHLVNGQSITSKFTMVLPPFRGPKFLREAVGLTDAKGFIPVLPTYRHPDFASIYSVGVVTQLKAVEQTPIPTGAPKVGLMSEEMAIAVAQNIALELGVTSGSHTRPTLQAICFADFGDTGALFLADPLLPDPSGKRKRALIYNGLWVSLIKAFFERYFLTKMRLGWTIPWFEYWGFRAIGLPLVEPIVPDVSIPNAELAQIK; via the coding sequence ATGGCTCGTGTTGCTGTCATTGGTGCTGGTCTGAGCGGATTACCCGCAGCCTATGAATTGAGACATGTATTACCACGCGAACATCAGGTAACCCTGATTTCCAATCAGCCAAAGTTTACCTTTATTCCTTCCTTACCTTGGATTGCTCTAGGTTTAAAGCCCCTAGATAGCATCCAGTTAGACTTGGCTAAGACCGTTACTAAGCATGGTATTGAATTTATTCTTGCTGCTGTTACGGCAATTGATCCAAAGTCGCATCAGATTGTGATGGACGAGTTTGCTCCCCAACGGCAAGGCGATCGCCTACTTGACTATGACTATGTTGTAATTGCTACAGGACCAGAACTCGCAATGGATGTTTTAGCTGGCCTTGGCCCAGACAATGGCTATACGCATTCAATTTGCAATCCCCATCATGCTCTGTTGGCTAGCAAAGCATGGGAGGAATTCTTAGACAATCCAGGTCCAGTCGTGGTAGGCGCTTGCCCCGGTGCTAGTTGTTTTGGCCCTGCCTATGAGTTTGCTTTTTTAATTCATCACGTTTTGAAACAGAAAGGATTGCGATCGCGAGTTCCGATTACCTTCATTACCTCAGAACCCTATGCAGGGCATTTAGGCATTGGTGGTATGGCTGGCTCTCGGTGGTTAATCCGCAAATTCATGGCAGATCGGGAAATCGAACTGATGGAAAATACCGCAATTTCGCATTTTGAACCTGATGCTGTGCATTTGGTCAATGGACAGAGCATTACCTCTAAGTTCACAATGGTCTTACCTCCTTTCCGAGGTCCCAAATTCCTCCGTGAAGCGGTCGGTTTAACCGATGCTAAAGGATTTATTCCCGTATTGCCTACCTATCGTCATCCAGACTTTGCCTCGATTTATTCTGTGGGCGTAGTCACTCAACTTAAAGCTGTGGAACAAACTCCAATTCCCACAGGTGCGCCCAAGGTGGGATTGATGTCTGAGGAGATGGCGATCGCAGTGGCTCAGAATATTGCCTTGGAGTTAGGAGTAACTTCTGGTTCCCATACCAGACCTACCCTACAGGCAATCTGCTTTGCAGATTTTGGTGATACAGGAGCACTATTTTTAGCCGATCCCCTCTTACCAGACCCCTCAGGTAAGCGTAAACGTGCCTTGATCTATAACGGACTGTGGGTATCTTTGATAAAGGCATTTTTTGAGCGGTATTTTCTCACCAAAATGCGCCTTGGATGGACGATTCCTTGGTTTGAGTATTGGGGATTTCGGGCGATCGGACTACCACTTGTAGAACCGATTGTCCCCGATGTAAGTATCCCCAATGCAGAACTAGCTCAGATCAAGTAA
- a CDS encoding DUF2892 domain-containing protein: MNSLKVTMLKPMNKLNRPWSQYQWISLVAGSMVLISLSLSLINTNWLFLTAFVGLNLFQSAFTKWCPLIMLLRKLGVRE, translated from the coding sequence ATGAATTCTCTGAAGGTGACAATGCTGAAACCAATGAATAAGCTTAATCGACCTTGGAGTCAGTATCAGTGGATAAGTCTGGTAGCAGGCAGCATGGTACTGATCAGCTTGTCACTATCTCTCATTAATACCAACTGGCTATTTTTGACAGCATTTGTGGGGCTGAATCTATTTCAATCTGCCTTTACTAAATGGTGTCCCTTGATCATGTTGCTCAGGAAATTGGGTGTCAGAGAGTGA
- a CDS encoding ArsR/SmtB family transcription factor, whose amino-acid sequence MVLNPSALTQVADYFKVLSELSRLQVLCSLKSGSKNVTEIMEATGLGQANVSKHLKILAQAGIVSRTPQGVSVYYEIVEPFIFDLCELVSDRLSVRLEEQSQQLKQLEGLSRNTPSPVNTKNSKLKTKSYA is encoded by the coding sequence ATGGTTCTAAATCCTTCTGCCCTGACTCAAGTTGCCGATTACTTTAAAGTATTATCGGAACTAAGTCGATTGCAAGTATTATGTTCCCTAAAGTCTGGCTCAAAAAATGTTACCGAAATTATGGAAGCCACGGGTTTGGGACAAGCAAATGTCTCCAAGCATCTAAAGATATTGGCTCAAGCAGGAATTGTTTCACGCACTCCTCAAGGCGTAAGCGTATATTACGAGATTGTAGAACCATTTATTTTTGATCTTTGTGAATTGGTGAGCGATCGCCTTTCTGTACGTTTAGAAGAGCAGTCCCAACAGCTAAAACAACTGGAAGGATTAAGTAGAAATACTCCTAGCCCTGTCAATACCAAAAATTCCAAATTAAAAACAAAAAGTTACGCTTAA
- the queD gene encoding 6-carboxytetrahydropterin synthase QueD, which translates to MWIISKEFRFEAAHRLPHHDGKCQRLHGHSFVGKVFIKSNLLQSEGSQMGMVLDYAVVKKYLEPMIDRYLDHHYLNESINLENPTSEEIARWIFNYLQASGLEGLHSVEVHETCTSACTYFGDRHDY; encoded by the coding sequence ATGTGGATAATCTCTAAAGAATTTCGCTTTGAAGCGGCTCATAGACTACCTCATCATGATGGCAAGTGCCAACGTTTACATGGTCATTCTTTTGTAGGTAAGGTCTTCATTAAAAGTAATTTGCTGCAATCTGAGGGTTCACAGATGGGGATGGTTTTAGACTATGCAGTTGTTAAAAAGTATCTAGAACCAATGATTGATAGGTATCTTGATCATCATTATCTTAACGAATCGATCAATCTAGAAAACCCAACCAGTGAAGAGATCGCGAGATGGATTTTTAATTATCTGCAAGCAAGTGGGCTAGAAGGTTTACACTCCGTTGAAGTTCATGAAACCTGTACTTCTGCCTGTACCTATTTTGGCGATCGCCACGACTATTAA